One Synechococcus sp. PROS-9-1 DNA window includes the following coding sequences:
- a CDS encoding resolvase: protein MFPRSIESPVSAAEDSSRSATDVDAVMAQSDALVAIDDVQKSLNRSRASVYRYTNTDARNLNPAFNPKKLNPEYRSDQKDPLLFHPNEVARFAKDVLRIKEVTVEVLNSPSTATQQVLGAILEELRQIRTHLEDLPAAPSDLAARRDRQERPAA, encoded by the coding sequence ATGTTTCCTAGGTCGATCGAAAGTCCTGTTTCTGCTGCGGAAGATTCCTCTAGATCCGCAACAGATGTTGACGCGGTGATGGCCCAATCAGATGCGTTAGTTGCCATTGATGATGTTCAAAAGTCCTTGAACCGATCAAGAGCCTCTGTTTATCGTTATACGAATACTGACGCTCGCAATTTAAATCCTGCTTTTAACCCCAAGAAGTTAAATCCTGAATATCGAAGCGATCAAAAAGATCCTCTTCTGTTTCATCCGAACGAAGTTGCGCGTTTTGCCAAGGATGTGTTGAGAATTAAGGAGGTCACCGTTGAAGTTCTCAACTCTCCATCGACTGCCACTCAGCAAGTTCTTGGCGCCATCCTCGAGGAGTTGCGCCAGATCAGAACTCACCTTGAAGACCTTCCCGCAGCACCGTCTGACCTTGCCGCCCGTCGTGATCGGCAAGAGCGTCCAGCCGCTTAG